One Stigmatopora argus isolate UIUO_Sarg chromosome 12, RoL_Sarg_1.0, whole genome shotgun sequence genomic window carries:
- the LOC144085981 gene encoding cysteine-rich secretory protein LCCL domain-containing 1-like has protein sequence MKQPLPFPGWFRAVILCLCLAHTVKSAVLTNSTRLESILEKYRDNNENWWEARSRGKRAISEGDMHLIVDLHNKLRGQVHPPASNMEYMVWDYELERSAEHWAHTCRWEHGPSYMLTQIGQNLGAHFGRDRPPSYHVQAWYDEVRYYSYPYSQECNPHCPFRCSGPVCTHYTQLVWATSNRIGCAINVCYNMNVWGMIWAKAVYLVCNYSPPGNWWGHAPYKYGAPCSACPASYAGGCRENLCYKDGGIDRQPAPETEETNYIEPEPDAIREEEPQPRAQTPNPAQPTEIPERKRVVSTEQMSQQMDCDTKLRDRCKGTTCNRYECPPGCFEIYGKVVGTTSYDMQSSVCGAALHAGIIDNDGGWLDVTRLGRKQRFTKSYKNGIQSIGKNRSANSFKVQTVPVKAVACDTTVALFCPFKKPVRHCPRLYCPKNCLHGSQARVIGSKYYADKSSICRAALHAGVIQNESGGYIDVMPVDRRRQYSGNYQNGITSESLLNPMGGKAFRVFAVI, from the exons ATGAAGCAGCCGCTTCCTTTCCCAGGATGGTTTAGGGCAGTGATCCTCTGCTTATGTTTGGCACACACTGTCAAATCTGCAGTCCTGACCAACTCTACACGATTGGAGTCCATTCTGGAAAAATACAGGGACAATAATGAAAATTGGTGGGAAGCCAGATCAAGAGGGAAGAGGGCCATCAGTGAAGGGGACATGCACCTCATCGTGGATCTGCACAACAAGTTGCGAGGTCAAGTTCACCCTCCAGCCTCCAACATGGAGTACATG GTGTGGGATTACGAGTTAGAAAGAAGCGCCGAGCACTGGGCCCATACATGCCGATGGGAACATGGACCGAGCTACATGTTGACTCAAATAGGCCAGAACCTTGGCGCACACTTCGGCAG GGACCGCCCTCCCTCCTACCACGTGCAGGCTTGGTATGATGAAGTGAGGTACTACAGCTATCCTTACTCCCAGGAGTGTAACCCACACTGTCCTTTTAGATGTTCAGGACCTGTTTGCACTCACTACACTCAG ttggtTTGGGCCACAAGCAATCGTATTGGATGTGCCATTAATGTGTGTTACAACATGAACGTGTGGGGAATGATCTGGGCTAAAGCTGTCTATCTCGTCTGCAACTACTCTCCACC aggAAACTGGTGGGGTCACGCTCCCTATAAGTATGGCGCACCGTGCTCTGCTTGTCCAGCCAGTTATGCTGGAGGATGCAGGGAAAATCTCTGCTACAAAG ATGGAGGCATTGACAGGCAACCTGCTCCAGAGACTGAGGAAACCAATTACATTGAACCAGAGCCCGATGCAATAAGAGAGGAGGAACCCCAACCCAGGGCCCAAACTCCAAACCCTGCACAACCCACAGAGATTCCAGAAAGAAAACGAGTCGTAAGCACTGAGCAGATGT CCCAACAGATGGACTGTGACACAAAGCTGAGGGATCGGTGCAAAGGAACGACATGTAACAG gtatgagtgtccaCCTGGCTGCTTTGAGATATACGGAAAAGTAGTGGGGACTACGTCTTACGACATG CAATCCAGTGTGTGTGGAGCCGCATTGCATGCTGGTATTATCGACAATGATGGAGGATGGTTAGATGTGACCCGACTGGGTCGAAAACAACGATTCACCAAATCATATAAGAATGGCATTCAATCAATAGG TAAGAACAGAAGTGCAAATTCCTTTAAAGTACAGACTGTGCCTG TCAAGGCTGTAGCTTGTGACACCACAGTCGCACTGTTCTGTCCCTTTAAAAAGCCAGTGCGACATTGTCCAAG GTTGTATTGTCCTAAAAACTGTCTGCATGGGAGTCAGGCCAGAGTCATTGGGAGTAAATATTACGCTGAT AAATCAAGCATCTGCCGAGCAGCCCTTCATGCAGGAGTTATCCAAAATGAATCTGGAGGTTACATTGATGTCATGCCAGTGGACCGCAGGAGGCAGTATAGCGGCAACTATCAAAATGGCATCACTTCAGAAAG CTTACTAAACCCGATGGGAGGAAAAGCCTTTCGAGTTTTTGCTGTTATCTGA